TGTTAGAACACTCTCTGTAGGCCGTTTGGAGACATCATGGAATCTCATTGCCCCTGAAGTCAATCACACCTCCTGTACAATCCTCTAGCTCAAATTTACAGAAGTTAGGCTTGATTTTGCTCCTTCCACTCTTGTTAGAGATCTGTCAGAGATCTGTTCTGGTGTTTTGCTACTCTGACTCAGTTTACACCCACTTATTTTTATGCTGATGTTGGCCctcagttttaattttcctggCTCGTCCATTTTCTAAGCCCCacttttgtatattttattctgTCTCACCTACTGAACTGTTCTTACCTGAGCCATGAGCTTTACTTTCTCTCTGATTCTCCTTCCAAGAGAGGCAGGCAGGGGGGAGTaagcaagcagctgtgtggtactcagttgctggctggggttaaaccatgacaaatGCAGATTTACTCTTGACTGGATGACAGAATCACACACTGTACCGCAGATCTTTCTTGAATTTACCTATCTGACATTGCTGGGTTTACACTTCCCTTTTTAAGCAGCTCCTACTCATCTCAAGATTAACAAGTCCCTCTTATCCAAATGCTGATCTTATAGCCaatggaagaatttttcttaTTAATCTCTGCATGCCATTAATGTTATtgaatttaattatattttcattaaaccTGTTCCAAGAGACATACAGTTTGTCCAATGTACTAACTACTCCCAGCTCTGTCAACAGCAGATTTCATTAGCTTGCTTGTGTTCTTGATGACACCATTGTAATGAAAACATGAAGGATGACAGGAGCATTGATGAATCACACAGAGCACTTGCCTCAATCTGACACCTCCCATATAAAACAACCCTCTGTCATTGTCTCCTGATCCACATGCTTTTCTGCTTCAACAGCTGCTTCCTGTCTGGACAGCACCAGGTATTATTGATCCCAAACAGACTACATCTACCCCATTTcatttcttgaagaaaaagggaaacacaAAAAGATTTCCTGCTGAAGCAACATCTCATGTAATTGCTACTTaatctttatttcatttattctcacatctttaattattctttccttcaaaatttGTCTAGATTATTGtcaattattttcctctctttcttcaaTGCAAATATTCCAGTGCTAGAGTGAAAGTTTGTGCTCTTTTCACTCTTATCTCCACACGCTTGGCCTGTTTGCACACTGCACAAGattgtttgttttcccccaCTATAGTAACCCATGACTTTCTTCCCATTACTCATCTTCCTTCTGCATCCATCTTCATTAAAACTAGAAGCAAAATACTTCTTGGTTTTCTAAACATTGCCAGACTTCCTTCAATCTGTATGCCCTTCACACCACATGACTGcacctgtttcttttttcctggttgAGGTAACCACTTCTAGCTGACATCATTATTTATCTTCTGCATTTCCTCGTCTTGAAGACAAAACTTTCTTAGGAGAGTGATCCTCTTCACTTTCACCTTTAGGTTTTCTCCTTCCAATGACCTTAATTACAAAGATGCCAGATAATCTTCTATGAGACCCTTTCCCTTTGCTCAAGGTACAATGTCCAGTTAATTTCTGCTGCACTGGCAGAAAGAAATCCAGTCTTTTCTTCGTATTCAAGTCCTTGAGTCCTTCAGCCTTGTTGTTTAATTTCTAATTGTGTCTCTTGCCCTTTCCCCTTTTGACTTAGAATACCTTTCTATAAATCTGTTTTACCCATCTAGTTATTTTAAACTGCACCAATGAAACAATTTTCCCCCCTCTATGACCAGAATAGCCTTACAATACACCCACTACCCACAAAGCTAATCCACCGCTGCTGGTGGCTGGCaaggagagcagctcctctcttgcacccagcactgctcagccttAGGCGTGGTTCACAGTCTGCTCGCACCTCTCACGGCAAGGCGAGGCGGGGGAAAGCAAGGCAAGGCGAGGCGAGGCGAGGCGAGGAGAGTAGCAGGAGGTGTGAGGCGGCAAACATGACCCAGACTGACACCCACAGGGCCGATGCAGCCGCCAGCCCGGGCACCAGGGGGGTGGCTGAGCCTTTATGGACGCCGCGCGCGTTTCGGTCAGCCTGGCGGGATTTTGGGAGTAGACGGCGAGCTGAGATTTTCGGAAGCGCTCGATCCGTCGCCGTTAGGGTGCTGCGGGTGTTTGACTCCGAAGAGCGGGGAggtcacacacagacacaacaTCCTCATTTCTCGCATCCTTCCCCACCCGAGGCGCGGGGTCCGCCGCGCCCTCCGCAGCCGCTCACGCTGCCCGGCACGGGCGGAGCGCGGTCCGGGATGCGTTTCGGGGCGTGTTTCGGGGCGTATTTCGGGGCGTGTTTCGGGGCGTGTTtcggggcgcggcggggcggtgTTCGGGCGCTCTGAGTGGCCGCCAGGGGCCGGGGCGGGACGCGGGGGCGAGAAAAGGGCCGGGGTCCGGGCGGCGGTAGCTCGGGCGCGGGTCGCGGACGGGATGCGCCTGACGCAGAGCATGTGCACCATCGCCGAGTGCGCGCCCGGCGGCGACGGCCCCGCCaccgcccggccccgcctcgTCAAGATCGCGGTGGTGGGGGGCAGCGGCGTGGGCAAGACAGGTGAGGGGCAGCGGCCGGGGCgaggcgggcgggcggggggctgGCAGCGGCGGAACGCGGCTAATGGTGCCTGTCTGTGCCTGCCCGCAGCGCTCGTGGTGCGGTTCCTCACCCGGCGGTTCATCGGCGACTATGAACGGAACGCAGGtaggcgggcggcggcgcggctTTGTTGCCGCCGGGatggcggcggggcggggggagcgcggAACCGGCCGCGGTGCCTCCCCGGAGGatgcctgggctgggggtgcaagccccagggctgagccaggcacgggtggggagggaagagctggCTGCCCCGGCACTGGCAGGTGCTGCCAGCGGCCCGAATCCCCGGGGTTCCGCGGCTGCTGGAGCCCTGAGAGCGCTTCCCTCCCCGGTCTGCTCGCAGCCCTCGGAAAGGGGCACACCAGGCACAGCCACACGCGGTTTGTGGTCGCAGCTGCTCTAGGGATGGGTTGTGCTGCAGGTCTCTGACGGAATTCGCTTTATGTGGTGAAAGTATCCCTTTACTGAAGGAGTCTTTAagctaaaacaagaaaatattcgGTGAACCTACTGTTGCAttgttctctgcaaactgagtgccagcagctgcatggGCTAGGCAGGGCCAGtttaaaggggaaaatggagagCTGATGTTGCATACCTCATTCCGTGAGTACAGTGCAGAGTCTGAACTAATGCTGGTGTAAAATATACAGCTTGCTGTTAAGGAAATTacttgaaaaagcaaaacaattgaAGAAAACAACAATCAACCCAGAAAATCTTACAGGCCAGCCAACAGGGAGCCAAAAAATGTGTTTGActtggtttagggcaaatttggaagaaaactttaaaagggGAGCTTCACTTAATAATAGAAATACTAAATGAcaagaaaactgcttttctatGTAATGAAAGCTGGTTATTTTGCACTCTTACCTTTATCATTCAAGATAAGACAGTCTTTAAGAGTGTTAAAAGTTCCAGGTTGCCTACCATTTAATGCCCAGCTTCCATACAAGTAAATTCATGACTGAATCCCAGGTTTCTAGTCATATCATAAATATTGTTAACACCCGAAAAACTTATAACACTGGTTTTTTGCTTCATGAGTGGCGATATGACTTTCCCTACACAACCAATGGGCAGCAGAAGCAACATTTGTCTGTAGAGTTGTGACTGTACTTGTGAACCTGTTGGTGTTCTTGTCAGGTAATCTCTACAGCAGGCACATCCAGGTAGATGGAGAGATGTTGGCTATCCAAGTGCAAGATACTCCAGGAGTTCAGGTGAGCTAGATGTAACCAAGCTACCAGAGTAGCTTTAAGTGTTTGTGTGTTGCATCCCTCTGTGCAGCATCTTGTTATGgtctttctgtaaaatattttgttgtgtGTTTCAGAGTTTCGTGTTCTTTGTGGGAGAGGTGGTAACTTGTGTTTTAACCAGTCAAGCCGGCTGTGTTGAGAGACTGTTTCAATGAATCATTTGTTCATTGGAGGCCCGTTACTTTTGAGTGGCTGAATTACTGAAGTGCCTTGTTCCTGTATGTTGGGAACATTAGGCACAAACTCAGAAACAATTCCAACTTGTATTTGTGAAATATGGTATATGAGAAAATACATGTCATGACCACTGCCCAACAAGCCTCATAAATGTCTACGACAAAGTGAAGTCTGCTGCATTGTGGCTGTGCTCATTAGTGTGTCACAAGCTGAAGTTTTAAATGTATAGACCTGAGTAATGCTGGACTGTTGCCTTTTTGAACTGGGCAACACTCCAGGTCTAAATGCTTCCAGCTCATATCTTTGCTTCTCCAGACTTACTGTCTAGCCAGTTAATTTCCCATTCTGTGGAACTACAAAGTCTTTCTCTGCATGCAGAACTACTCAGGTCAATTTTCCGTTTGAGTATAGCAAACTCCAGTGTTAAATTCCAGCTTTTTGCAGCTGAATCAACATCTGCGTTTGCTCGCTATGCTCAGATTAAGTTCATACTTACCATGTGAAATCCAAATATATGTCTGAAGCTGTAAAATGCTATTTGGCTTTACAGAGTCCTAAAGACAGGTTCCTTTAATCTTTTGTGACTTCAGCTATCTAATTTGAGACCATTCATTTTTCAGATCCATGAACACAGTCTGGATTGTAATGAGCAGCTGAACAGATGCATTCGCTGGGCAGACGCCCTGGTGATTGTCTTCTCCATCACTGACTATAAGAGCTTTGAACTACTCAGTCACCTTTACCATCATGTTCGACAGCTGCATCCAGGGAACATGGTCCCTGTCGTCATTGTGGCAAACAAAGCTGATCTCTTGCATATCAAAGAGGTGGAGCCTCAGCAGGGACTTCAGCTGGCCAATATGCTGGGCTGTACTTTCTATGAAGTATCTGTCAGTGAAAACTATAATAACGTCTTCAATGCCTTCCATCTCCTCTGTAAAGAAGTCAATAAACAGCAAATAACCAGCACCCCTGAGAGGAGGAGAACCTCTCTTATTCCACGGCCAAAATCACCCAACATGCAGGATCTGAAGAGAAGGTTTAAGCAAGCTTTGTCTGCCAAAGTGAGGACTGTCACTTCTGTTTGACAGCACAGCCCGTGGTCTACTCAATGTTTAGCTTGAGATTGAAACCTGGGGTGTTTAACACTGGCACATGTAGAATCCAAGGTATTGTGAAAGGAGGATGGTTTGAGTAGCCTTTTGCATGGTAGGAGTCTTCAAGCAGTTGCTTAAAAAAGGAACAGTATCAgattagaaatggaaaaaaaaaagaaccctaAAACCTTCTGAAAACGTTCTAGGATGTGACTTGCTGAACAggtattttcatttggaaaggGAACTTTTCAGTAAATGAAACAATTTGCCTTTTCCCCAGTTGGACAGATTTGGCTTTCATTTGTGCAGAAGCAACCTTTTTGCTGTAACTCAGTTTGAGCAGGGAAATGCCCTGAACTGCAGGTCCCTGTTCAGAAGTAACCGCTTGAGTTTTGTTCTCACATGGATGAAGGACAGCATGATGCAACTGTTTAATTTTATTGCACAGTggaactgtttttttctgtgtatttcaaaacaaataagcaaacatCAAATGGTTCTGTAAAAATAAGTGTAAAATAAGTGGACAGGACTGAGCATCAAGACTGTAAACAATggtctttattttttactaGCCATGTTATTGCTGACAACTTGACCTTACTCTTTGTATGTGAAGCTATTGTCCACAGGGTGTAAACATATCTAATTACAAACAACTCTTTTACTGTCTTAAAGTACTTTCCAGACTAAATGATCCAACATTGAGCTTCTGAGGAATGTGTGTGGAGTGATAGTCTAATACAGATTCCATTCTAAGgcatccttttctctctctctcctgtgtGCAGTAGgtgcaaaaagaacaaaaggtgTGAAGCATGGCTGGCTCCAGGCAATGAAGCTGATGGCTTGTTCTGAGCTGAGCCAGACCCTCTTGGTTCTTTAAACATATGGCAGATTTTAtataaatacttaatttttttaatattgaacCAATGGAGTTCAGAGCCTAAGGGCCTTATACACATGCACTTTAAAAAGCCA
Above is a window of Motacilla alba alba isolate MOTALB_02 chromosome 4, Motacilla_alba_V1.0_pri, whole genome shotgun sequence DNA encoding:
- the RASL11B gene encoding ras-like protein family member 11B, producing MRLTQSMCTIAECAPGGDGPATARPRLVKIAVVGGSGVGKTALVVRFLTRRFIGDYERNAGNLYSRHIQVDGEMLAIQVQDTPGVQIHEHSLDCNEQLNRCIRWADALVIVFSITDYKSFELLSHLYHHVRQLHPGNMVPVVIVANKADLLHIKEVEPQQGLQLANMLGCTFYEVSVSENYNNVFNAFHLLCKEVNKQQITSTPERRRTSLIPRPKSPNMQDLKRRFKQALSAKVRTVTSV